In the genome of Natronincola ferrireducens, the window CTTTTGGAAGATAAAGTTTTTATGAAGAGAATCAATGCCATAGCCATTATCCTTAATACTAATAATGATTTGATTTTTCTTTTCCTTAATTAAGCAATCTACCTGTTTTTTTTCTGACTGATCTTTAACAGCATCAAAGGAATTTTCCAAAAGATTCCCTATAATTGTTACCATAAGACTACTGGGAATATGACTTGGCAACTTCTCTAAATAACTGGAGGAATGGATATTCATATCTATTCCCAATTCTTTGGCAGAACTATACTTACCCAATAATAATGCTGCCACACTGGTATCTTTGATATTTTTCACCATAAAACTAATGATTTCTTGGTGACTTGTTGTTAGATTTATTATGTATTTTTCTGCTTCTTTATAATCTTTTAATTGAATAAGGCCTAAAATTACATGTAGCTTGTTCATAAACTCATGGGTATTGGCCCTTAAAGAATCTACTAACATTTTAAACCCTGTTAACTCTTCTGCTAAAGCTGTTATCTCACTTTTGTCTCGAAAACTGGCAATGGCACCTATAGGGTTATCGTTGTCCAAGATTGGCACAATATTCATCATAACATTTATACCATGTATTTTTCTGTCTTCATCATAGATAGGTCTACAGGATTCTAAAACCTTTATCATATCAGTATAGGGAATTATTTTTTCTATAGATTTGCCAACAGTATCATTCTCTGGGAAGGCTAAAGTTTTTTTTGCCGATGAATTTATGAGGGTTATACTACCATTGGCATCGATGGCAATAATACCTTCCTTTACGGTTTCAAGTATAGCATTTCGTTCTTTAAATAATTTAGCAATCTCACTGGGTTCCAATCCCATAAGACTGTATTTAATACTTCTAGCCAATAATATGGAGCAGAGAAAACCAAATAGAACACCTAGAAATATAGCTAAATGAATATAATTATTTAGTTGGGCATTTTGTTCATAAATTTGCTGATTCAATATACCAACCGACACCATTCCTATCCTTTGATTTTGTGAATTATATATGGGAGTAAAGGCTCTCGTAGACAAACCTAAAGTACCTTCCCCCATGGATATATATTCTTTTCCCTCCAGCAACACCCCTTCTTCATCTCCTCCTACAAAGCGGGAGCCTATTCTAAAAGGATTAGGATGGGAATAACGAATTCCTTCTAAATTGGTGACAACAATAAATTCAACATTTTCTGCAGCTTTGCGGATATTTTCTACTATGGGTTGAATAATCGAAGCTGGGTCCTCTGTTTCAAAGGCATCAACAATACTAGGAATTCGTGCCACCGTCCTGCTTATATTTAATACATTTTTTTCCGTTTCATTTTGAATTGTCTGTTTTGCAAATTTGGTAGTTAAGCCGATGGAAATTAATACAGATGATATTGTAATAATTAAAGACAGCAATATAATTTTAATTACAAGCCTCATATTTTTAATAGATGTCATTATAGTACCTCCCAATAAGGAATTGTAATTTCTCCATTGGTGCATTAAATAGTATATGCTAAATATCAATAGAAAAAAAGAAGGAGTTTCATTTTACTTAATAAAATACTTGCTTATATTTAAATACATTTTTAATTTACTAAATCTATATTCAATTATTGTGGAGGATTTGGACAAGCTTTGTAGAAAGTATAGTACAGTTCAAAATCAGACTGTAGGTTAGTTTAAATACCTCCATCTTATGAACAAAGAAAATTTTAGTGTTTCAATATAATAGTAGTAAAAGGGAAAGAATAATAGTAAATTAGCCTTTATATTTTCCTTAAGAAAGGGGATAGGATGTAATGGAATATAAAATTGTAGGTAGTACGATGCCTTTAGTAGAGTTAACCCTGAAGAAGGGAGAAATTATTAAATCCCAAGCAGGGGCAATGAAATGGATGGATAGTACGGTGGAAATGAAGACAAGTATGGATGGTGGCATTGGAGGATTTTTCAAGCGTAAGATGATGGGAGAAAGCGGTTTTCTAAATTTTTTCAAAGCAGAAAAAGACGGAGATAGAATCGCCTTTGGACACACCTTTCCTGGACATATTCTAGCTATAGATGTCAGCAAAAAATCTATTGTTTGTCAAAAGAGGGCCTTCCTTTGCAGTACAGAAGGAGTAGAGTTACAAATAGCTTTTCAAAAACGGTTAGGTTCAGGCTTTTTTGGTGGAGAAGGTTTTATTATGCAGGAATTGACAGGTCATGGACTGGCTTTTGTAGAAATTGATGGAGAGGCGGTGG includes:
- the dcuS gene encoding DcuS/MalK family sensor histidine kinase, giving the protein MTSIKNMRLVIKIILLSLIITISSVLISIGLTTKFAKQTIQNETEKNVLNISRTVARIPSIVDAFETEDPASIIQPIVENIRKAAENVEFIVVTNLEGIRYSHPNPFRIGSRFVGGDEEGVLLEGKEYISMGEGTLGLSTRAFTPIYNSQNQRIGMVSVGILNQQIYEQNAQLNNYIHLAIFLGVLFGFLCSILLARSIKYSLMGLEPSEIAKLFKERNAILETVKEGIIAIDANGSITLINSSAKKTLAFPENDTVGKSIEKIIPYTDMIKVLESCRPIYDEDRKIHGINVMMNIVPILDNDNPIGAIASFRDKSEITALAEELTGFKMLVDSLRANTHEFMNKLHVILGLIQLKDYKEAEKYIINLTTSHQEIISFMVKNIKDTSVAALLLGKYSSAKELGIDMNIHSSSYLEKLPSHIPSSLMVTIIGNLLENSFDAVKDQSEKKQVDCLIKEKKNQIIISIKDNGYGIDSLHKNFIFQKGYTTKKDGRGVGLYLVKQNVDSLEGSIHFKAQRSKGTHIVIKIPRTR
- a CDS encoding TIGR00266 family protein, whose translation is MEYKIVGSTMPLVELTLKKGEIIKSQAGAMKWMDSTVEMKTSMDGGIGGFFKRKMMGESGFLNFFKAEKDGDRIAFGHTFPGHILAIDVSKKSIVCQKRAFLCSTEGVELQIAFQKRLGSGFFGGEGFIMQELTGHGLAFVEIDGEAVEMELQRGQSIKVETGAVGMYESTVDMKVEMVKGFSNIMFGGEGLFLTTLTGPGRVWLQTMSIQSMAGEIFPFFPNPSK